ATTTACCATAATAAATATTGGTCTACCCCCTTCATGTTAATTTTACAGGTGAagcattaaatttttttctcattctagTCTATTTGCCAACatggtaaaacaaaaaaatctttaaaaatcttcAAGTGCAAAAAGTCCaaacaagaccaagtgcaagtgccagaacaagaagaaaaagtcaTTCCCTTATGGAACATCTATTAAATGTTCAGTACTTAAATTCTAGATCCAAGAACATTCAGCTTCTCCCTCTCACTTGGAACAtttgaaacaacaaaaagcaaataaacaaaagctaAGCCAGcttgtacatatttttatttctggacAAATATTAAGAATTCCATGAGAAATCTGGAACACTAAGCAGGTATTGCCCTTGGCTGCACATTTCTGTTTGTCTTGAGTTAATTGCTAAGGAGGTCAAACCAGTGAAGAATTCAGTTCACACATCAAGAGTAGAACTCCTTGAAGAATATATGTGAGTTGCACACCAAGGGATAATGCTCAGAGCTGCCACACAGTCAGGAAAGTTTCACACAACGTTTGGGAAAAAGTCTGAGCCAGTCCAATTCCTGGCAGAGTCACCATATGGAGTTTACTGCAGTACCATACATTTTGGCCACTCCACatagctctgctgccagcaatgATAGACTGAACTGTTTCTTTACAAGATGCATTCCTAGAAGCAAGCAGTAAATCCTGGCCAGAGAGGGTCAGACAGCTCCTCTGAATCTTTATAATaacaaaaggaacaaaagaaaaacatcacaTTTCAACAAACACTTTAGCATccaaaataggggaaaaaatttGAATAAGAGTAAAAATTCCAAGCACATGGTGTGGAAAGCAAAAAGATACTCAAACCTATTTAGTCATTAATTTATCTTGTGATACATTATGAGATGCTGTTGTCAGTGTGgtcaaaaaacccaacaggcAGACATCTGTGAGAGATCCTTCAACTCCCTTAAGCCTCACACATTACTGCATGCTTAATTTATTGAAGTacaaacagaaaacaggaaGGCAGAGACAGGAAAGACTCCAGATAAATGCTGCAGATTCCGTATCTGGCACAGATTGTCAGGTACCTCACACAGGAACAGCTGCAGTGgaagagctgctgagctctgtgaaGATCCATCTTTGCCTCACTGAACCAAgtgcccagagcccagagccatGTAAGGACAGGGATGGATCTGCCTGGGGTGGCTCACCAGGCTGCCCCATGGTACAttctcccctcccttgcccCTCAGGAGCAGCTCTAAGCCCCTGTGAGCCATCTGGGAACAAGGTTTGGCTGAATAACTCTACAGGACTTCACAGTCAAGTTGTCAAGGAACCTGAGCATACCCTCTTCTGCCAAAAAGGCTGCAAGTACTTAATCCATCACAGCTGTTTCCACTGTGAACCTCAGCTTAAGAGCTAAATCAATTGCTTTACAAGTTTTTAAATCAACACTTTATACAATTAGCTATGATGACTTAATTTAGCTGAAGTCAATCTATGAGTTCTTTTAACTTTAAAGTTCTTTCAAAGGAGGTGTCAGGTGGTAACTGTTTACATTTCCACTCTAAATCCAGCTGTTTACTGCACATTTCAAAACACAGATGCTTCTGAAATGTACTCATCTAAACTGAATGCAAACCCATTACAGCCAGTGCAGAGACTGGCACTGCCTACCTTAAGTTTTGGATCAGACTCTACAGCTATGTCCTTTTATccttgttgttttcttttctctcaaatTATTTGCCTTAGAGCTGAACTGAGGATTGTCAACCAAATTCTACCTTTAAGCTATCAGTTCAGCAGCTGTAAAAGATCTTAAGTGTTCAGACTAGAAGAGAGTGGGAAAAATGGCAGAACATAGTGCATTACTGACTTTTCCTGCATTTAAGATGAAATTTGGAAGGTTTAATTGATTTCTACATCTGTGATTCTTATCTGAACTTCTCATGTAAAAATAATGGCTAAACCCACAGAATTTGCCTTGTGTGGAAGGAATCAACACTGGGACATTACTCTTGGGAGTACTTGCACTTTTTTGTGTATCTAACACCTACAGTCTGGGGGGTCACCAAAGTAAAATTAATCAAAACCAGCAATGAACAAAATTTCTATCTGTCAAGGCTCTGGTCTGGATTTTCTCAGGCAGACACAGGGCTTTTGCTACCTTTGGCTTCTCACGTGTGTCGTTGTGTTTGTAGAGCATCCCTCTACAACAGCAGCAATGCAATCCAAAAGACTCTAAATTCCAACAAGTACCTCTTAAGGCCTCATGGTATTtaagaagacagaaaagaaacaaagaccATCTGTTACTTTAAGCTAAATAACAATGAAGTTATCTACATATAAGGAAAATTACCAAAAATTGAACTGTCATCCACAACTACATCCCCAAAACATCAGTTTCAGTGCTAtcttcattagtttttctttcctttttttcagtataCTAAATAGTATAGAAATCTTCCTATTAAATGGtaatttgttatttattaattaacaCTTCTTAGAAAACTGAGACAAACAAAGTTTTTTAAATAACCAGTCTGGTCATTAAAGTCTGAGTAGCACATTTCTGACTAACTGCAAAAAGGAGCTGAAGTATACATCTGAACTAAATATGCAGCATGGCTGACATGCATGTTGGTTCAGCTCTTTactgacagaaaaaagaaaaccagcaaacaAAACTCCCTATTACAAGTCATTTAGCATTCCTTACCTTGGAACCTGCCAACATAGTCCCCAgcatttttgttccttttccaaTACCAACCACTGCaaagacagaagaagaaatgcTACTTCAAAACAGCCCTGCAGTTCCCTTTTTCAACACCATTCAATAGTAAATATTATGCTAGTCAGAAACTCAGCCTTTCATGTTCTGTTAGCATATGAAGAGACTCAACACTTTTGAGAAAGCATCTCTGATGTTCAAACAACATGGAActagtgaaaggaaaaaagtctaAAGCAAAAGATAAATAACCTTCATCTATtgttaaaatactttaatttaaCTCCcacatttatttatcttttaatcACCAAAGAAATGGAGAGTGCAATTAACATTGCCTCTGGTTTGATGAGGGTTATGGCTCACCAATAATGAATGAACCCTTCATTATAAACAAGTAGTCCTTTTAAAGGTTGACAGTGACCAAGAGTAATACAGCCAAGACAGCAGAATGTAACTGTTTATCAGCCTTGCaggaagaaagtaaaataatcaaaaagTCCAAATGCCTATTACTGTGCATGCACAGGTTACTGTTATTTCAATCTTAACACCAGTATACTAAAAACCAGCAATCAGTCAGCTTTTCataaaagaaagagacagaaaaagagctctattttatattttactttaaagcTTTTTACAAGATGTTTGCCTTTAAAATGGTttcctattgatttttttccacatacaGCAATCCAGAGaaaatttcagaaggaaattaGTTTTGTGTACAACTCATAGAATGTGTGACATCTTATgtactttattttaataaaactctAGGAGTAAAGGGAGCTTTCAGGAAATCAACTTCATGTTAATCAAGAGCCAGGACCGAAAACATCAAACTGAAAatgaactttgaaaaaaattttttttacttgttttctaATGCTCAGTTTTTATGCTCCGAGACTCACTAGATTCCTCCTTGTTCTCAATCACTATTCCTCTAATTCCTGAGGGTTTTCAGTCATACATGTCCTTGTGCTTGTGCTTTCATGCATCTTCAGTTCAACCTGTTCCTGTTATTTGCCAGATAGGAAAGGGCTGCAAGAAGGCTTAGAAAAGCAGATAAGCACACAGATAAAGACTTTATAACCAAGCATTTTCTTGCAACATGATGACATAACTGAACATAACTTCAACAGGTGAGCTGAAATTTGCTGAAGAGTGTCAAGATTcaatagaataattttaaagagaCACTGAATGTTTTTGTGAAcaagatattaaaaattttcTCCACTGATCATCAGCTTATGGAGAACGTGTGTTATTGAACAGTGACATAAAACCCCACTTGAGAAACTACACTGAATGTAGAAAGATTTAactgaattttaattattttatacttCTTCATGCTTTCTTCTACTGTGGAAGCAGAATTTATTACTGCCATATAAAAATAAGCCAAATAAAATTCCCACTATCCAGCAgctacctgccacgacctcaagcagacGAGATGCGCCAGCTAGCACTGCCCACGTGAGGCTGGGTGGCCGCCACGTgtgtgggcactccagggaaaCGGCTTCTGCCTCCCTGAGAGTTCTGAGTGCTGCAGCTTCAGTAATTTCAcatgctgagaggagatgaagagagagagaaggacacttgtttgcaagcccaaagagtctttattctttattcccCCAGGCGGGGCAGGAACAAAGGTGCTCTCCAAATGCCAAAGAAACAAAGGATGGCAGCAGATTAAATAGGCAGTGGCCAGACAGGAGTGGAAACCTCTatcgcccaatggggacaaacgaaAGACAGGATTGACAACCAACAGGGAGTGAACAAACCCTGACTGATGGGACCAATTCAGGAGAGAagagggagaggtgagaagattgacaggtaaccGTGGATCCGAGTGGAACTcttggggtaaacaacttggaatGAACCactttgaggggaaaaatgggggagtacaaggaacaaacctaatTAACATTAGTAAAACAACTGACTaaataaacccaaaccacaaCATCTCCTccctttttattaaataaagaaGGCAGCTTTTTAAACTTCATCGCCATTCTTGCAGTCACCTTCCCACCAATCCTCTTCTGCAGATGCGGCTGCGGCGACAACTGCTTTTGAAGATGGAGAGGGCTTGGAGATGGTGGTGGAGACAGTTCTTTTCAAAATGCTAAAGGACAGTGAAACTAGGTAAACAACTACAATGAAAGTCCCAATGTCCTTTATAACAGAAAGCATCCATCCCGAGATGTTCCAGCTCTTAAATATGTCCTTAAACcagttttcttcctcctgcttcaCAGAGCTTATCATCCCTCTCATCTCTTGGATGGACGTGTGGACGCTCTGACTCTTAGTAGATAGATtaaagcagcacagcccctcgAGGGGCTGTGGAACAACCCACGTGTCCATTTGATGACATGGAGATGAGCACTAGGAAGAATGGGATCAGGGCTCCGTGAGCTGGAGGATACATGTCGGGGGATGCCTACAAATAAATGAATGGAGAACATAATAAGACTTTATGTCACAGAAAGGGTTTGCCACTTGGCTCCAGGGAAAATTTAAGCACTGTTTTGGGTAGAGAGAGATGGGGAATCCCTTCCCTCCTTGCGGAGTCTGCGATTGGATGCAACCCCTCGGTCAGTGGGATCATTGGTTGCATCCACAGGCACCTTATCGGTCTGACTCACCGACTCACTGGGGTATAGGATTTCACCTGTCTCCAAGGGACCCACTTGACTCCTGAAGATGTGGATATGCAGGCATATCCCCACCCCCAAGTCAAAACGGGGAAAGGACCCTGGATTTCTCCAGAATCTGGGTCCCTCGCCAGCACCGGTGGCCGCTCTTCTGGCCGGAGCTGTTGGTGCTGCTTGAAATGTCTCAGGATTGGTGGTTCTGGCCTGTCAAAAGAACAGTTTATAAAACTGATGGTAAATAACACCTTGCAGAGCCTCCCGTGCGGTGACAGCACTCGCACATCTCCCCGCTGCTGTCGGAGGACCTGTTTTAACGTCTGGTGGGTTCGTTCTATTACAGCCTGGCCGGTGGGGGAGTGGACCCCCCATTCTTGCAGGAAGTTACTGAACGCCCTGGAAGTATAAGCTGGACCGTTATCAGTCTTAATCGTGGCTGGGACCCCCAAGGTCGTGAATGCCTGTATGAGATGTTTTCTCATGTCCGTGGCCCTTTCGCCGATGTGGGCTGAGGCAAAAACGGCCCCCGAGAAGGTGTCCACTGACACATGGACATTTTTGAGTTTCCCAAATTCCTGGACTTTGGTGACATCCATTTGCCACACCTCACAACTGCGGAGTCCTCTGGGATTTACACCGGATCCCAGTGTTGGTAATGCGGTTTCCTGACAGTCGGGGCACGtggccacaatttccctggcttggtcacgcCACAGGTGGAATTGGCGGATCAGCCCCGGGGCATTTTGATGGAATTGCTGATGGCTCAACCAAGACTGCTCAACGATGTTCGGCTGGCTGGCATGTTGTAATGGGGCAGCCAAGGCACCTACTCTGCAGTTCCCCTTGGCAATAAAACCAGGGAAATCAGTGTGTGACCTCATGTGCACCACGTAAAAGGGTTGCTCGCGGTGGGAAATCAGTGTATTAGCTTTGCGAGCAAGCCAAAGACGACCAGGTTTGACACCTCCTTGAAGAGAGCATGTTCTGCCCTCAATACTACTCCTGCAACATCAAGCTGAATCGGTAACCAAATTAAAAGGTTCGCCGAATCTCTCAAATGCCCTGATGACTGCGTCCAACTCAGCTACTTGTGGAGAACCCTCTACTATCTTAACATCTGTTTCCCACAGCTGAGTCTCGGGGTCCCTCCAAGTCACTACTGATTTGTGGGACTTTCCTGACGCGTCTGTGAACACTGTCAGGGCTTTGAGTGGTCTTGTACTTTGAATCTCTTTTGGTAATAATTGGAACTCTGTGTTGAAAAAATGTTGACCTGGGTGCCCAATCTGAATTTGACTGGAGTAGCTATCAAGGGTGAACTGCAAATATTCATTTTGTCTCAAAAGGTGCTCAAAGGTCTCCTTGGTCATCTTCCCGGTTGCTGTCTTGATGGGAAGGTGGACACATGTGAAATCACAGCCTGCTAACACTCGCAGGAGAGCCCTGGCCCACATGATGAGCTGGgccatcagctcctgtggcctGGTAATGCTTTTGGACTgtctgtggccaaggaacacccactctattatTAAGAGGGGATCCCATTGGCCCTTATCCCACTGAAATATCATCCCATAGAGGTGTGGCAGCTTACCCAGTGCTACGAAGTGGAAAGGCAGACCTGATTGACAACGGTGGGCCTGCCTGCTCGCGATGGTGGTCTGGACCTTCTCGAGTGCTGCTCTGGCCTCCTGGGTCAGGGCCCTCAGGGAATCTAAACCGTCATCCCCCTCTCTTTCCATTAACAGGTCGAAGAGGGGGGACAGATCCCCCGTAgtgagccccagccagggcctgaTCCAGTTTAAGGACCCACACAGCGCTGGAGGTCATTCAGTGTTCTTGGGTTGTTATCTATCTTTATCTGCTGGGGCCTAACGGTTTTGTTATTAATTTCTAGGCCCAGATACTTCCAGGGCGGCAGACgctgtaccttttctttttgcagctcAAATCCTGCCACCGACAAAGCTGCAACAGTGTCCTCTAATGCTTTTTGCAGGACATCGTCGTCAGGGGCACAAATTAACACATTatccatgtaatgatagaaAACACAGGATATCCACTTGGCACGCATCGGGGACAGAACTCTGGCGACATACCACTGGCAGATGGTAGGAGAGCATTTGAGGCCCTGTGGCAATACTCTCCAGTGGTAGCGTCACACTGGGGCTTCTATGTTGATGGAGGGCATAGAGAAAGCAAAGCGCGGAGCATCGGCTGGGTGAaagggaatttggaagaaacagtcCTTTATATCAATAACAGCCAAGTTATAATTTTGGGGCAGCATAGAAGGAGACGACATACCCGGTTGGAGGGAGCCTATATCCTCAATAacatcattaatttttctcaggTCGTGGAGGAGGCGCCACCTATCCTTCCCCAGCTTTTAATAACAAAAACTGGggaattccaggggctgtttgtttctacaATATAACCTTTAGCTAGTTCCTCCTCTACGAGCTTTGTGAGTGcctttaatttctgtttactcagaggccactgctccacccagacTGGCAAATCCGTGAGCCAATTCAATTTCTGGGGGGCGCGCTCTTCAGTGGCCGCACCTAAAAACTCCGGGGGGCcggaaattccaatttggctcCCCAGTGGGACACGGCGTCTCTCCCCCACAAGGTAAATCTGCTGTCAATCACAAATGGACATACTGAGGCCAATAGTCCGTTTGGTCCCGTAATTTGCACTATGCTTTTAGATTGTTTTGCCAATTAAGGCCTGCCTACTCCTAAAACTGGTGTTCCCACGCTTTGCAACCCCCATTGTGACAGCCATCTGTGCAGTGGAATGACTGTCACGTCTGCTCCGGTGTCCATCATCCCCTGGATTTGTATTGAATGCCCCTCGCACTTAAGGCCACACCATACaaggggtttttcctctcccaacttctCGGCATAAAGGACTGAGAGTTCCAGATCATTACACAGGGCACAAGGGATGGGAATTGCCTGTGCAATGATCTGGCCCTTCAGTAGGAAGAGCGGGTGGTGGACACAGCGTGCCATGAGATAGAAGACCCTCGGGTCGAGTGTGGAGATCACAGGAGGAATCTCTATCTCAAGTGGAGTGTGTTTTGTGTCCCCGACGACGAGGTGCCTACTGTTCAGGAGGTCTTCTCTCCATCGAGTTTCGCAGTGACAGATGTGCGatagaagctctgcatctgctatAAAGAAATGCCAGTCCTGAGAATAAAAATGGACAGGGTTAGTGAGTCGAAGCTGATAAGGTTCCCTTTTGTCAGTTGTTGAAAGGCAGCTGCTTACTGATGGCACTATATGATGGATCGCAGCTCCTTGTGCGGCGCTGCGACCCACCTCATTTTTATCTACATGCGAGGTAGGTCCGCGCTCCCCCTTTAGTTTTTTTGAAATGTGGGGTTCCCCTCCCCCCGCCTCCCGCAGCCCATGGTGGTGCACTCCCCAAAAATGGACATTGGGCTACAAAATGTCCCTCCTGatggcagtggaagcactggcgcTTAGATGGAAACTTCCTTGGAGTAGAGTTCTTTGGAGGCGCAGCAGCTGGGGCAACCACTTTGTCTCGAGGCTTCTTCAGTATCTCTTCTGTCACAAGATGTGCTTTCTTTGTGCATTCCTCTATTATTTGACCGAGGGTCGGTCGTGGTGAGGCTGGTAATGCTAGGATGATTCTTTTGCACACTTCATTGGCGTTCATGAAGGCAATTTCCAGGATGAGCTCGTCCTGGACTTCCGGTACCTCCACACGGCTTTCTACAGCTGCCCTCACTCGTTCCACAAAGTCTATAAAAGGCTCAGCAACAGATTGTTTAATCTCTGTATAAGGTAACATTGGCTCCTTGCTGGGCATGGCCAGGAATGCAcgctctgctgcacccctggaCATGTCCAGCACTGCACTTGGAATCCCTCTAGCCTGCAGCCGGGCTTCGCTCCAGTCTCCCTCACCAATAAGGTGGTCTAAAGTGATTGGTTCTTCTGCAAAATCAAGGCTATATGGGCCCTCCAAGATCTCCGGGAGGAGATTCCCTGCCAATCTCTTCCACTTTCTTTCCCATAATTTGTATTCAGATGGGGTGAGCAAGCAACTAAACAGGCGTTTAAGGTCTGCGGGGACCAATGTTTTTGATGTAAGAGTTGCTCGTAAAATGCCCCTGAAACAGGGACTTTTTGGGCCGAAATCTCTTTGGGTTTCGCAGAGCTCTTTTATAGACTCGTAGGAAAGGGGTTCCCATCCAGGGTTTTCCCTTCCCGCACTGTAGGAGACTTGGAGATGGTAGCTAAAACTGGCTGATCTAGTACGCAAGCCCGTCCCCGCTCCCCTACCCCCCACCCCGGATCTGCTGGGACCTTGGAAACTTAAAGGTGGGGCGTGGGAAACAGGAAGGGGGCTGTCCAAACCATGAGGCTGAGGGGCGGAGCCGACAGAGACCTCCGTGGCTGGAGGGGGCAGGGCCAATGATGAGGCCGTGGGAATATGAAGAGGACCGGAGGGAACGCCTGCaaggggaggagcagagggagggggagCAACACCATCACCAGAAGGGGCGGCACCCATgtcagcagggaaggaggaggggttTGGGGCAAAGGCGGGAAAAGGAACAAAGGGATTAGGGGAAGGAGAAATGCCTGCAAATGCCTGGCCTCCATTTTGTTGAGACAAAGCCGGCACCATTTCGTGCCAGCACAGCGGCAGTGCCTCTCCAGGGGAACAAAGGAAAGGATTCAGGGGAACAGAActgcactgggctgtgctgaaaCCAAGATTTATAACTGGGAAAGAGGGATCGGGGTGAGGGTTAGGGATAGGGTCCCTGACCGCGTGGCCAGCGCCATCAGGGCGAGGGCACCGGGGGGacttgggggagccaggagcacggtccGCGTTCTGGGAACTGCCCTGCACCTGCGACTGGTGGATTgctcccccctgcccacccagtctaggggaagagggggaaggagaggtGTGTAGGGAAATAGATTTAGGGAAAACTGGGGATTTGCCCGATGGTTGTGCTTCAGCCCCCCTCCGGTCCGCATCTTGCGTGCCTTCACTTTTAACTACCTCCCAAATCAACACAAACAGCTTCATAAAACTACCCTTGATGGAGGGATCTCCATGTTTGATTCCCTCTGTTAATCTCATGTCAACTCCCTTccaaaactccttttttttaacctcctcTGCTGAAATTCCCGGGAAGGTAAAAAACAACCATAGGACGAAATTCTTAACTGAACTTTTAGGAACACCTTCACCCCCCTCCCttaggatttctttaacttggatATAAAGTTCTCTCTGGTGAGTGGACAGTGTGGCTCCCATGGTGTTCACTCACTTGATCCCACCCACTCGCCgcaggaaaagaacaaattaaaagaaaaaagagccaAAGTCACCAGTGGTGGACCACTCACGCTGTGCGCAGCGTGTCAAGTTACGCCCTCCTCCCTCGTGGGCACTGCAGGACAAAATCTGCGTGCTCCCTAGAGGGCAATGGTGCTTTCACTGACTGTAATCCACAGAGCCGATGCCCTAAATTTCAGTCCGGCATGGGGCAGTTCCACGCAGAGACGGCAGCGTCCACTACAGCTTGGCGGAGTCTCTCTGCAGCTCGGGAATGCCTTCACGTTGGGCGCCACCTGCAGcggctacctgccacgacctcaagcagacGAGATGCGCCAGCTAGCACTGCCCGTGTGAGGCTGGGTGGCCGCCACGTgtgtgggcactccagggaaaCGGCTTCTGCCTCCCTGAGAGTTCTGAGTGCTGTGGCGTGGGTTACGCAGCTTCCgtagcttcacacgctgagaggagatgaaaagaggagagaaggaTACTTGTTTGCAAGCCCAAAGAGTCTTTATTCCCCCAGGCGGGGCAGGAACAAAGATGCTTTGGGGTGGGTGCAATGCCAAATGCCAAAGAAACAAAGGATGGCAGCAGATTAAATAGGCAGTGGGCGGACAGGAGTGGAAACCTCTatcacccaatggggacaaacgaaAGACAGGATTGACAACCAACAGGGAGTGAACAAACCCTGACTGATGGGACCAATTCAGGAGAGAagagggagaggtgagaagattgacaggtaactgtggatccgAGTGGTGGGAACTCTCAGGataaacaacttggaacaaatCACCGTGAAGGGAAAAATGgaggagtacaaggaacaaacctaactaacatcAGTAAAACTACTGACTaaataaacccaaaccacaaCACCACTACACACCAAGAAACAGCAAGCTGGAACCACAGCCCTAGAATAACACCAAAAGAAGATATTCACCAAGACTTGACCTTGCCTTTCTCTCACATGTCACAGATCACTGACCTCTGCCTCCAAGGCCCTTCCTCACCTACATTTGTTGTCATTAAGAGAAGAAATATAGAAGTATGTTTTCTGATAAAGAGCACTGCTCAGTGATTGGCAGTACACCTGGCACACTAAGCAGGACTCTGCATCAATTTATTCCCATGAACAAAGTTACAGAC
This region of Vidua macroura isolate BioBank_ID:100142 chromosome 8, ASM2450914v1, whole genome shotgun sequence genomic DNA includes:
- the TRUB1 gene encoding pseudouridylate synthase TRUB1 isoform X1, producing MGATLSTHQRELYIQVKEILREGGEGVPKSSVKNFVLWLFFTFPGISAEEVKKKEFWKGVDMRLTEGIKHGDPSIKGSFMKLFVLIWEVVKSEGTQDADRRGAEAQPSGKSPVFPKSISLHTSPSPSSPRLGGQGGAIHQSQVQGSSQNADRAPGSPKSPRCPRPDGAGHAVRDPIPNPHPDPSFPVINLGFSTAQCSSVPLNPFLCSPGEALPLCWHEMVPALSQQNGGQAFAGISPSPNPFVPFPAFAPNPSSFPADMGAAPSGDGVAPPPSAPPLAGVPSGPLHIPTASSLALPPPATEVSVGSAPQPHGLDSPLPVSHAPPLSFQGPSRSGVGGRGAGTGLRTRSASFSYHLQVSYSAGRENPGWEPLSYESIKELCETQRDFGPKSPCFRGILRATLTSKTLVPADLKRLFSCLLTPSEYKLWERKWKRLAGNLLPEILEGPYSLDFAEEPITLDHLIGEGDWSEARLQARGIPSAVLDMSRGAAERAFLAMPSKEPMLPYTEIKQSVAEPFIDFVERVRAAVESRVEVPEVQDELILEIAFMNANEVCKRIILALPASPRPTLGQIIEECTKKAHLVTEEILKKPRDKVVAPAAAPPKNSTPRKFPSKRQCFHCHQEGHFVAQCPFLGSAPPWAAGGGGRGTPHFKKTKGGARTYLACR